A single genomic interval of Terriglobus albidus harbors:
- a CDS encoding TonB-dependent receptor has protein sequence MQNRTWQKNWRPTADRASFLVTTFFLVFLSLLSPACFGQASSSSDISGKVTDPTGAAIAGATIHLINNGTGAERTATSNDQGDWSIPNVPPTNYKLRVEKQGFKAAQVPSIDVEIGKTANGSVVLNVGEVTETVEVNTLPPQLQTQEATVGQVIDTKQINDLPLNGRNVLQLATLAPGVSPPQAGQTGSPGQFGTRQLYITVDGGRGSSTNYVLDGTYVRSVRFNNMSLQPNTDTLQEFNLLRSTFSTEYGQGQAVVSMVTKSGTNRIHGSGYEFARNAVFDARNYFAPAYSTIGGAQVFNPKPDFYRHQFGGTVGFPVIKDHVFMFGGYEGQRSQRGTLLTALFPTQNELNGTWDATSSQALPGPSGPGGFGYSKTNPAGLTVTNKVAQVLNPTYPVVTSDAVSILGTANYQRTAPFQDNYDQYTIRGDWTMSHNSSLFGRYVNFDSFQANPQVIGSTQTNPLIGRNAVLGNTYLINSNIVNEARIGWNEFYNIGLGVLAIPGTNWAAAEGLNNITALTSARQNGRAAFTIQNFTSAADFGPNAAGDQGGHENVISIGDSVSDVIGKHTLKAGFQYQNRRLWQIADNGSRGAATFDNCTSATYAAGYIPTSPDDPNNVTATGNCPIGQKGYQLNGTYYFYNKFQNYARGMCTSGCNGNAGNSLGHYRDNTYGAFFNDIWQIGHGLTLNAGMRWEYNSPWVEQNGLEGTLDPGSGLITFVKIPTVIPAAYTKYIDFSRTYSPGIVQPKRLGFMPRMGVAWEARSGTVIRAGFGIYFENLNTNELQFTRYAAPLYFQQSFTNVFTNGLYPDPTTNTQIPSPFSIRPENSRPLTQEWNLSLQQDLGQGLVLEMAYTGSNTHHSWKRYDQNMYIQYPFQIPTTFVRPYPQFGNGVLTSSTFGSASFNGGSIKIEKRARNGFYYLGSYQWSKNLDNFSGEAGANDSSYATTMAFDRSYSNFDTRSRAVISGGYELPFGKGKSLLQGPIGTVLLGGWSLQPAVQLRSGYPFNIAGSGCTFASYNGCRVFLAPGRTVASSYKSDRSISNWFDPTAFSQDPAVATFSGTPGAYVSQPRPRPNLQGWVTRNAGRGPGTTSFDLSAIKNFKIRERLTTQFRAEAYNILNHGIFSNPSGAIGTPTSVGKITGTSMDNRSIQLAVKVLW, from the coding sequence AAGGCTTCAAGGCTGCGCAGGTTCCGTCGATTGACGTTGAGATCGGCAAAACAGCGAATGGTTCCGTCGTTCTCAACGTTGGTGAAGTTACAGAGACGGTTGAGGTCAACACCTTACCTCCCCAGCTTCAAACGCAGGAGGCCACGGTCGGTCAGGTCATCGACACCAAGCAGATCAATGACCTGCCGCTGAATGGCCGTAACGTCCTTCAGCTGGCTACGCTCGCTCCCGGTGTCTCTCCGCCGCAGGCTGGTCAGACCGGTAGCCCCGGACAGTTCGGAACGCGTCAGCTCTACATCACCGTCGACGGAGGCCGGGGATCGTCTACGAACTACGTGCTGGATGGTACATACGTGCGCTCGGTCCGCTTCAACAATATGTCCCTTCAGCCAAACACCGATACATTGCAGGAGTTCAATCTCCTGCGTTCGACCTTCTCGACAGAGTACGGTCAGGGACAGGCCGTGGTATCGATGGTGACGAAATCCGGAACAAACCGGATTCACGGCTCGGGCTATGAGTTCGCGCGCAATGCAGTCTTCGATGCGCGAAACTATTTTGCTCCCGCCTACAGCACGATCGGCGGCGCGCAGGTCTTCAACCCGAAGCCGGACTTCTATCGTCACCAGTTCGGAGGAACAGTTGGCTTCCCAGTCATTAAGGACCACGTCTTCATGTTTGGGGGATACGAAGGGCAGCGGTCACAACGGGGAACCTTGCTGACAGCCTTATTTCCCACGCAGAACGAACTGAACGGTACATGGGATGCGACCAGCAGCCAGGCTTTGCCAGGACCGAGCGGCCCCGGTGGGTTCGGCTACAGCAAGACTAATCCTGCTGGATTGACGGTAACGAACAAAGTGGCTCAGGTCCTGAATCCCACCTATCCTGTGGTCACTTCGGATGCAGTATCGATTTTGGGAACGGCCAACTATCAGAGGACGGCGCCTTTTCAGGATAACTACGATCAGTACACCATTCGTGGTGACTGGACAATGAGCCACAATAGCTCCCTTTTTGGGCGCTATGTGAACTTCGATTCGTTTCAGGCAAATCCTCAGGTGATCGGATCAACGCAGACAAACCCGCTCATCGGCCGCAACGCGGTGTTGGGTAATACCTACCTCATCAATTCCAATATCGTGAATGAGGCTCGTATCGGTTGGAACGAGTTCTACAACATTGGGCTGGGGGTCCTCGCCATTCCAGGAACGAACTGGGCGGCCGCGGAAGGGCTCAACAATATCACTGCTCTTACCAGCGCGCGGCAGAACGGCCGTGCCGCGTTCACCATCCAGAACTTCACCAGTGCCGCCGATTTCGGTCCGAATGCCGCCGGCGATCAAGGTGGTCACGAGAACGTCATCAGCATTGGAGACTCGGTCTCAGATGTGATTGGCAAACATACCTTGAAGGCAGGTTTCCAATACCAAAACCGGCGCTTGTGGCAGATTGCAGACAACGGCTCCCGGGGTGCCGCAACCTTTGACAACTGTACCTCGGCGACCTACGCGGCCGGCTACATCCCCACCAGTCCGGATGATCCCAACAATGTGACCGCCACCGGTAACTGCCCCATAGGCCAGAAAGGGTACCAGCTCAATGGAACCTATTACTTCTACAACAAGTTCCAGAACTATGCCCGAGGGATGTGCACCTCAGGCTGCAACGGCAATGCAGGGAATTCGCTGGGTCACTATCGCGACAACACCTACGGTGCGTTTTTCAACGATATCTGGCAAATCGGTCACGGTCTAACCCTGAATGCTGGGATGCGCTGGGAGTACAACTCTCCGTGGGTGGAACAAAACGGGCTGGAGGGAACACTTGATCCGGGAAGCGGTCTGATCACCTTCGTCAAGATTCCTACTGTCATTCCTGCTGCCTACACGAAATATATCGATTTCAGCCGCACCTACTCGCCTGGCATCGTGCAGCCTAAGCGCCTTGGTTTCATGCCGCGTATGGGCGTCGCCTGGGAAGCGCGGTCTGGCACGGTGATTCGAGCAGGCTTCGGTATCTACTTCGAGAACCTGAACACAAACGAACTGCAGTTCACTCGCTATGCAGCTCCACTCTATTTCCAGCAATCATTCACCAACGTATTCACGAACGGGCTCTACCCCGACCCCACAACAAACACCCAGATTCCGTCGCCGTTTTCCATCCGTCCGGAAAACAGCCGTCCTCTAACGCAGGAGTGGAATCTGAGCCTGCAGCAAGATCTCGGACAGGGTCTTGTACTGGAAATGGCTTACACGGGGAGCAATACCCACCACTCATGGAAGCGGTATGACCAGAACATGTACATCCAGTACCCGTTCCAGATTCCAACAACGTTTGTACGGCCATATCCGCAGTTTGGAAATGGCGTACTGACGAGCAGCACCTTTGGGTCCGCAAGCTTCAACGGCGGCTCCATCAAAATCGAGAAGCGGGCAAGAAACGGTTTCTATTACCTGGGTAGTTATCAATGGTCGAAAAATCTCGACAACTTCTCGGGGGAGGCGGGTGCGAACGACTCCTCTTATGCCACCACTATGGCTTTTGATCGGTCGTATTCAAACTTCGACACTCGTAGCCGGGCGGTGATCTCAGGTGGCTATGAGCTTCCGTTCGGTAAAGGAAAATCGTTGTTGCAGGGACCGATCGGAACAGTGCTTCTCGGTGGATGGAGTCTGCAACCCGCCGTCCAGCTACGCTCGGGATATCCGTTCAACATCGCCGGTTCGGGATGCACGTTTGCGTCGTACAACGGCTGCCGTGTCTTCCTCGCCCCCGGGCGGACTGTCGCGAGCTCCTATAAGAGCGATCGGAGTATCAGCAACTGGTTTGACCCTACTGCCTTCTCGCAGGATCCCGCTGTTGCAACCTTCAGCGGCACTCCTGGTGCGTACGTCTCTCAACCTCGTCCAAGACCAAACCTACAAGGCTGGGTGACGCGTAATGCGGGCCGTGGTCCGGGAACAACGTCGTTCGACCTCTCGGCAATCAAGAACTTCAAGATCCGTGAGCGGCTCACTACGCAATTCCGTGCCGAAGCGTACAACATCCTCAACCACGGCATCTTCTCCAATCCGTCAGGAGCCATTGGGACACCCACTTCGGTTGGGAAGATCACAGGAACATCGATGGACAACCGGAGTATCCAACTCGCAGTCAAGGTTCTCTGGTAA
- a CDS encoding carboxylesterase/lipase family protein, which yields MSDHHVFNSGNVTRRNFLIGSSAFTLGVFEPLSMGQGSSTSFIEVETSYGKLRGVQGNGLATFKGIPYAGSVAGKNRFKAAPPLAPWQGVRDALEFGAPSLQPGNGRPGEPPSAEDCLFLNVWTPAVDGKKRPVMFYSHGGGFTVGSGGARYQDGGNLARTWDVVVVETNHRLGLMGFLYLGDLGGEEYDTSGNQGILDIRDGLKWVHNNISRFGGDPNNVMIFGESGGGGKTSCLYAMPSAAPYFNKASIESGPGIRIYPKESAIETTSMVLKQLGLERSQWRQLLEVPADKLLNVQVELGKSRSGPLTQIGGRKGMTGNPAPGGFGPVLDGKILPNHPFDPGAPAISRQKPLIVGYNRDEMNFFFAQNHATDIYSLTDDTLKERLEKELGADAAAVLEAYRKSRPEASPTDLYVAIATARFAGIGETTMAERKFAQHGAPVYVYIFTHESDRLIPGTQHKMGAAHAAEIVYKFNNVQPASEAPSEQMRATGTMADSRPASIQAARNMSEFWSTFARTGRPAAKGRPEWPAYSTTRRATMLIDTECKVVDDPFSLERQVWERIEKS from the coding sequence GTGTCAGACCACCACGTCTTTAACTCCGGGAACGTTACCCGTCGCAACTTCCTTATCGGTAGCTCGGCATTCACGCTCGGAGTCTTCGAGCCGTTGAGCATGGGGCAGGGCTCATCAACCTCTTTTATAGAGGTCGAGACCAGTTATGGAAAGCTCCGTGGTGTTCAAGGGAATGGTCTGGCGACCTTCAAGGGAATTCCCTATGCAGGCTCTGTTGCGGGGAAGAACCGGTTCAAAGCTGCGCCGCCCCTGGCGCCCTGGCAAGGCGTTCGGGATGCCTTGGAATTCGGTGCTCCATCACTGCAGCCTGGAAATGGCAGGCCGGGCGAGCCTCCTTCCGCTGAGGATTGTCTCTTCCTGAATGTGTGGACGCCGGCGGTCGACGGAAAGAAGCGGCCAGTCATGTTCTACAGCCACGGCGGAGGATTTACGGTAGGCTCCGGCGGAGCAAGATATCAGGATGGAGGCAATCTCGCTCGTACGTGGGATGTTGTGGTGGTCGAAACCAACCATCGGCTCGGTCTCATGGGATTTCTCTACCTCGGGGACCTCGGCGGCGAGGAATATGACACTTCTGGCAATCAGGGAATCCTGGATATCAGGGATGGCCTGAAATGGGTGCATAACAACATCTCCCGCTTCGGGGGGGACCCGAATAACGTCATGATCTTTGGAGAGAGCGGCGGTGGTGGCAAAACCTCCTGCCTCTATGCCATGCCCTCGGCGGCTCCGTACTTCAACAAAGCATCCATCGAAAGCGGTCCTGGGATTCGTATCTATCCCAAGGAGTCAGCAATCGAGACGACCTCGATGGTTTTGAAGCAGCTCGGCCTTGAGAGATCGCAGTGGCGCCAGCTCCTGGAGGTGCCCGCTGACAAGCTTTTGAATGTGCAGGTGGAACTTGGCAAGAGCCGGTCCGGTCCGCTCACACAGATCGGCGGCCGCAAGGGCATGACCGGCAATCCCGCTCCTGGCGGATTCGGCCCCGTTCTGGACGGCAAAATTCTGCCGAACCATCCCTTCGATCCTGGAGCTCCGGCGATATCGAGACAGAAGCCCCTGATTGTGGGTTACAACCGCGATGAGATGAATTTCTTTTTCGCGCAGAATCACGCGACTGATATCTATTCTCTGACGGATGACACCCTGAAGGAACGGCTTGAGAAGGAACTAGGTGCGGATGCCGCGGCGGTACTGGAGGCGTATCGGAAGAGCAGACCCGAGGCGTCGCCGACAGATCTTTATGTCGCGATTGCGACCGCCAGGTTTGCCGGCATCGGCGAGACGACGATGGCCGAACGCAAGTTCGCACAGCACGGCGCTCCGGTCTACGTGTATATCTTCACGCACGAGTCGGATCGACTGATTCCGGGAACGCAGCACAAGATGGGAGCCGCCCATGCCGCTGAGATTGTGTACAAGTTCAATAACGTGCAGCCGGCGAGTGAGGCTCCTTCCGAACAGATGCGGGCTACCGGTACGATGGCGGACTCTCGCCCCGCCAGCATTCAGGCTGCGCGCAATATGAGTGAATTTTGGAGCACGTTTGCGCGTACCGGCCGCCCTGCGGCGAAGGGACGACCCGAGTGGCCCGCGTATTCCACCACAAGAAGAGCGACCATGTTGATCGATACAGAATGCAAAGTTGTCGATGATCCGTTCAGCCTGGAAAGACAGGTATGGGAACGGATAGAGAAGTCTTGA
- a CDS encoding amidohydrolase family protein, producing MAWISRRRFVGSAVTVAAARVLQSQSPSTRSVEWGSPVIDCHFHQRPTLEANLAHLNGSGCQAAYLLSRLQSADDAKRFLAGEPTRFAGYSVSTDVTAADAVKLLTEAVKAGAHGFGEVKFHVDADGPEMRRLYAAAAELNVPVTIHFQEVPHTPTEGVFNTGFKRFDKILKEFPKTTFVGHCDAFWANVSADYANDKDYPRTPIIRGGITDKWLGDYPNLFGDLSANSGNNALTRDPSFTAYFLSRHQHKLFFGSDCACTDGHGGGVSQQGNPGAARLAGKCVARETLAVLKANASPDLFHDLVWSNGHKVYGLTSLS from the coding sequence ATGGCATGGATAAGCCGAAGAAGATTTGTTGGTTCCGCGGTGACGGTGGCAGCGGCACGCGTCCTGCAGAGCCAGTCGCCATCGACTCGTAGCGTCGAATGGGGCTCGCCGGTGATCGATTGCCACTTTCACCAGCGGCCTACGCTTGAAGCGAATCTCGCGCACTTGAACGGCTCTGGATGCCAGGCCGCGTATTTGCTATCGCGGCTGCAGTCGGCAGACGATGCCAAGCGTTTCCTTGCTGGAGAGCCCACGCGTTTTGCAGGATATTCAGTAAGCACGGACGTTACGGCGGCAGATGCTGTCAAGCTTCTTACCGAAGCGGTAAAGGCGGGAGCGCATGGGTTCGGCGAGGTGAAGTTTCATGTTGATGCGGATGGACCGGAGATGCGGCGTCTCTATGCAGCTGCGGCGGAGCTGAACGTGCCGGTGACAATTCACTTCCAGGAGGTTCCACACACTCCCACCGAAGGTGTCTTCAACACCGGATTCAAGCGGTTCGACAAGATTCTGAAAGAGTTTCCGAAGACCACTTTTGTGGGGCATTGTGATGCCTTCTGGGCCAATGTCAGCGCGGACTACGCAAACGATAAAGATTACCCGCGAACCCCAATCATCCGCGGCGGCATCACGGACAAGTGGCTGGGCGATTATCCGAATCTCTTCGGAGACCTGTCGGCGAACTCCGGCAACAATGCGCTTACACGCGATCCATCCTTCACGGCCTACTTTCTCAGCCGGCATCAACACAAACTGTTCTTCGGGAGCGACTGCGCGTGTACTGATGGACATGGCGGCGGTGTCTCGCAGCAGGGAAATCCGGGAGCCGCGCGGCTGGCGGGAAAATGCGTTGCCCGGGAGACCCTCGCCGTGCTGAAAGCGAATGCTTCACCTGATCTCTTCCACGATCTCGTCTGGAGCAACGGACACAAGGTGTATGGTCTGACCTCTCTTTCATAG
- a CDS encoding MBL fold metallo-hydrolase, translating into MKQEGLSRHPVLHGIVNSAIVETIQGKGEGFQRHLRLSLLAVAWACSSVSLCAQFGPPEPQGHGPKLPAPTAFPAPGTYPTTESVTLLNAEPGVTIHYTWDGSLPTSKSPIYNPLQVLFIGGVYEGDHGLKAGYTLRAVAMKEGNTNSDVADFQYTIDRRDRTSYVSEEILSGVRMVRDSDNDKMFLVKGSTRYALIDSGMGRGALREYIAQYTGGLPVEPIFTHNHGDHIGQADQFIRESVEHVGEADRPAMERLLKARGIPDDIIARNLLAIHDGERIDLGDRSLIVYETPGHTRGSLVIFDEKNGYLFTGDSYGSNSPTIPDALWMQGSQASLDSYLAMIVGSRARFSGRVNYVMTGHNDHPLKGETYLDNLQAAVQTLMDKGDAALVPSYRPAGLQQVVIGDRFGDPDWAAINVNKEHYLPAPVDEIAGLVSLRLNGAKLSPAFDPQVKTYQVVLDQGRKTVHLVVIPTSLRTSALTADGFDILKAKSFDIPATGESKIVVTSPNGKSNTTYTLQFHTADSGEVRANR; encoded by the coding sequence ATGAAACAGGAAGGCTTGAGCAGGCATCCCGTTCTGCATGGAATTGTTAATAGTGCGATCGTCGAGACCATTCAAGGTAAGGGAGAGGGATTTCAACGACACCTTCGTTTGTCGTTGCTTGCGGTCGCCTGGGCTTGTTCATCCGTCTCTTTGTGTGCACAGTTTGGGCCACCGGAGCCACAGGGACATGGTCCAAAGCTGCCGGCGCCGACGGCTTTCCCTGCGCCTGGGACATATCCAACAACCGAGTCGGTCACGCTACTTAATGCCGAACCCGGCGTGACCATTCATTACACCTGGGATGGTAGCCTGCCCACGTCGAAGAGTCCCATCTATAACCCGCTGCAGGTACTGTTCATCGGTGGGGTCTATGAGGGAGACCACGGCTTGAAGGCCGGATATACGCTGCGCGCCGTCGCCATGAAGGAAGGCAACACCAATAGCGATGTCGCCGACTTTCAATACACCATCGACCGCCGTGACCGAACCTCCTATGTCTCGGAAGAAATTCTTTCCGGCGTGCGCATGGTCCGCGATTCGGACAACGACAAGATGTTTCTCGTGAAGGGAAGCACCAGGTATGCCCTGATTGACAGTGGAATGGGGCGGGGAGCGTTACGTGAGTATATCGCGCAGTACACAGGTGGTTTGCCTGTTGAGCCGATCTTCACACATAACCACGGGGATCATATCGGGCAGGCAGATCAGTTCATCCGCGAGAGCGTCGAGCACGTCGGTGAGGCAGACAGGCCGGCCATGGAGCGGCTCTTGAAAGCCAGGGGGATTCCCGATGACATCATTGCTCGCAACCTGTTAGCGATTCATGATGGTGAGCGCATCGATCTTGGCGATCGATCGCTGATCGTCTATGAGACCCCAGGACACACCAGGGGTTCGCTTGTCATCTTCGATGAGAAGAACGGCTATCTCTTCACCGGTGATTCTTACGGGAGCAACTCCCCAACGATTCCTGACGCTCTATGGATGCAGGGTTCTCAGGCTTCCTTGGATAGTTATCTGGCAATGATTGTTGGTTCGCGCGCCAGGTTTTCAGGTCGCGTGAACTATGTCATGACTGGTCATAACGATCATCCTCTTAAGGGCGAGACCTATCTCGATAATCTGCAGGCGGCAGTGCAGACCTTGATGGATAAGGGAGATGCGGCTCTTGTGCCATCGTATCGGCCCGCTGGATTGCAGCAGGTTGTGATCGGCGACCGTTTCGGCGATCCCGATTGGGCCGCGATCAACGTGAACAAAGAGCATTATCTGCCGGCGCCTGTAGACGAGATCGCTGGCCTGGTCAGCCTGCGACTGAACGGAGCCAAGCTCTCTCCCGCGTTCGACCCCCAGGTCAAGACCTATCAGGTGGTCCTCGACCAGGGCCGTAAGACAGTTCATTTGGTAGTTATTCCCACCTCACTGCGCACATCCGCGCTTACCGCCGATGGGTTCGACATTCTGAAGGCAAAGAGTTTCGATATTCCAGCCACGGGAGAGTCAAAGATTGTCGTCACCTCGCCGAATGGCAAATCCAATACAACCTACACGCTGCAGTTCCATACCGCAGATTCAGGAGAAGTCCGTGCAAATCGCTAA
- a CDS encoding neutral/alkaline non-lysosomal ceramidase N-terminal domain-containing protein encodes MQIANVVTGSMIVAAALVLTATGKASAQGNHPLRAGAAMTDITPKPGELKLKTDTIRDHLFARAIVVDSGDSCAVLIGVDQGAIRKDMYDAALPRVASATGCAKENILIAATHTHSGSTDGFGGAPTSSTIADGIVKAATDARAKLAPAMIGYGRANVDLNVNRDLFNNKLEWRQEPNPQGVSDKTLSVVEFIGADYVPIGIYMNYAMHPINFYLSGVISADFPGEASRTIEEHFDHKTVAIFTQGTSGDQNPSLRENFLTAFRGETAPGTETIAAPPPPPAPPSNFNPAAASAGLRPVPDQNLAAYRKAIDRTSADVAMMGVLIAEKTLYLMRHDIKPVSEARIWGGQEKFTCPGRDRLDTDHPVRENAMPPYKDGADVNLMVSLVRVGDIYFTGINGEVYTNIGLKIKGAAAANKLIISTLTNGGANSGYIYSDDAYSHLSFQVIGSRLKPGCGENKITDAALELMRKSDR; translated from the coding sequence GTGCAAATCGCTAATGTCGTTACAGGATCGATGATCGTAGCCGCTGCTCTGGTGCTAACCGCAACCGGAAAAGCTAGCGCACAAGGAAACCATCCGTTGCGTGCGGGCGCGGCCATGACGGATATTACCCCGAAGCCGGGTGAACTGAAGCTCAAAACAGACACGATTCGCGATCATCTCTTTGCACGCGCCATTGTTGTGGATTCAGGCGATAGCTGTGCTGTGCTGATTGGTGTGGATCAGGGGGCGATCCGTAAGGACATGTATGACGCAGCCCTTCCGCGTGTGGCTTCCGCAACCGGGTGTGCGAAGGAGAATATCCTGATTGCAGCCACCCATACACACAGCGGATCGACGGATGGGTTTGGCGGTGCGCCCACATCTAGCACCATAGCGGACGGAATCGTTAAGGCCGCCACCGATGCCAGGGCGAAGCTCGCCCCGGCGATGATCGGCTATGGACGTGCGAACGTTGACCTGAACGTAAATCGGGATCTCTTCAATAACAAACTGGAGTGGAGACAGGAGCCGAATCCGCAGGGTGTATCGGACAAAACTCTATCGGTCGTTGAGTTCATCGGCGCCGACTATGTCCCCATCGGGATTTACATGAACTATGCAATGCACCCGATTAACTTCTATCTCTCCGGCGTTATCAGTGCCGATTTTCCAGGCGAAGCCTCGCGCACCATTGAGGAACATTTCGATCACAAGACGGTGGCGATCTTTACCCAGGGAACCTCCGGCGATCAGAATCCGTCGCTGAGGGAGAACTTCCTGACAGCATTCCGCGGAGAGACTGCTCCGGGGACGGAGACCATTGCCGCTCCGCCCCCGCCGCCTGCTCCGCCGAGCAACTTCAATCCAGCCGCCGCTTCAGCCGGTCTGAGGCCCGTGCCCGATCAAAACCTCGCCGCGTATCGGAAAGCGATCGATCGCACCAGCGCGGATGTCGCAATGATGGGAGTACTGATCGCAGAAAAGACGCTCTATCTCATGCGCCACGACATCAAGCCGGTTTCGGAAGCCCGCATCTGGGGTGGTCAGGAGAAGTTCACCTGTCCCGGACGCGACCGCCTCGATACGGATCATCCAGTTCGCGAGAATGCGATGCCACCCTATAAAGATGGAGCCGACGTGAATCTGATGGTCAGCCTGGTGCGTGTTGGGGATATCTACTTCACCGGCATCAATGGTGAGGTCTATACGAACATTGGGCTCAAGATTAAGGGCGCTGCGGCGGCTAATAAGCTCATTATTTCGACGCTGACGAATGGCGGCGCAAACTCCGGCTACATTTATTCGGATGATGCCTACAGCCATCTGTCATTTCAGGTCATCGGATCCCGGTTGAAGCCCGGCTGCGGCGAGAACAAGATCACGGATGCGGCGCTAGAGCTCATGCGCAAATCCGATCGTTAA
- a CDS encoding YbhB/YbcL family Raf kinase inhibitor-like protein — MNIIKLLHHNISSYRNRRSSSRVKSFPYATVLLLCVPNGVIAQTTSAAPSTRSTPTLNQLVLTSPAFSDNGMIPDKYASATATNTLSPPLEWKGVPEGTASFVLMVIDEEFALQKKTVPFYHWIIFNIPGTATGLPEGVPAEKQLVTGAVQPFNFRWVGYLGPGAPAAGQPHHYIFRLMALDVKLTVDSNASAADIMKEMDGHILDRALLVGRYKKPK; from the coding sequence ATGAATATCATCAAGCTTCTACACCACAATATTTCCAGCTACCGTAACAGAAGGAGTTCTTCGCGGGTCAAGAGCTTCCCCTACGCGACAGTGCTGTTGCTTTGCGTACCGAATGGTGTAATAGCACAGACAACATCAGCGGCGCCGTCCACGCGCTCGACTCCAACACTCAATCAACTTGTCCTTACCAGCCCTGCTTTCTCCGACAATGGAATGATTCCAGATAAATATGCTTCCGCAACCGCGACGAACACACTCTCACCGCCGCTGGAATGGAAAGGCGTTCCTGAGGGCACCGCTAGTTTCGTGCTTATGGTGATTGATGAAGAGTTCGCGTTGCAGAAGAAAACGGTTCCCTTCTATCACTGGATCATCTTCAATATCCCAGGGACCGCGACAGGTTTACCAGAGGGAGTGCCCGCCGAAAAACAGCTAGTCACGGGTGCAGTGCAACCGTTTAATTTCCGCTGGGTCGGCTATCTCGGCCCTGGTGCGCCGGCGGCAGGTCAACCTCATCATTATATTTTTCGCCTGATGGCGCTCGACGTGAAGCTGACTGTGGATTCGAATGCCAGCGCTGCCGACATCATGAAGGAGATGGATGGTCATATTCTGGATCGGGCTTTGTTGGTGGGTCGCTACAAGAAGCCGAAGTGA
- a CDS encoding sugar phosphate isomerase/epimerase family protein, which produces MKYTRREFGKAALTHLPAAALASRLLTSHGLYAFAGKSGDTLSHRIGTISYSFKELKKTVGEAQWPEVLERCHECGLSYLEIEIGKVEPIFTLISGYRPSAVPQENAATGTPYGTACVAPSRSPATPTALSPADRAAQSAALTKAREDARRFREDPPPHYYTDIRRRAADLGISINAYTCGWGADYTDREIDAVFTAARELGAHAINSSSSLEMARRLALFANKHQFPVAFHEHLFGLFSNADDYADTLQLSKYFRINFDIGHFTSSCGNAVVFIEHFHDKISSIHVKDYKSSNGGSMPWGEGDSPIKPAMQLLRKIGFPGVTTIELDYPIPAGSNSVTEIKRCAQYLRNTLT; this is translated from the coding sequence ATGAAGTACACACGAAGAGAGTTCGGAAAAGCTGCGCTCACCCATCTCCCTGCCGCGGCACTTGCGAGCAGACTCCTGACGTCACATGGACTCTACGCGTTTGCGGGTAAGTCCGGGGACACCCTATCGCATCGCATCGGCACCATCTCCTACTCATTCAAGGAATTGAAAAAGACGGTCGGCGAAGCGCAATGGCCCGAGGTTCTAGAACGCTGTCATGAGTGCGGCCTCTCGTATCTGGAGATCGAGATTGGAAAGGTCGAGCCGATTTTTACGCTCATTTCCGGATACAGACCATCCGCTGTTCCACAAGAAAATGCAGCAACCGGTACTCCCTATGGAACAGCATGTGTTGCCCCGTCTCGGTCCCCAGCGACGCCGACGGCACTCAGTCCCGCCGACCGTGCCGCACAAAGCGCTGCACTGACCAAGGCACGCGAGGATGCGCGCCGGTTCCGCGAAGATCCACCGCCGCACTACTACACCGATATTCGACGCCGCGCCGCGGATCTCGGGATCAGCATCAATGCCTATACTTGCGGCTGGGGAGCCGACTATACCGATCGCGAGATCGACGCTGTCTTTACGGCTGCCAGGGAACTTGGCGCACACGCCATCAACTCGTCTTCGTCGCTTGAGATGGCCAGGAGGTTAGCGCTGTTCGCCAACAAGCATCAGTTCCCTGTCGCGTTCCACGAACATCTCTTTGGCCTCTTCAGTAATGCGGATGACTACGCAGACACACTACAGCTTTCGAAATACTTTCGCATCAACTTCGATATTGGTCACTTTACCTCGTCCTGCGGAAATGCCGTCGTCTTCATCGAGCACTTCCATGACAAGATCTCCAGCATTCACGTCAAGGACTACAAATCTTCGAACGGCGGGAGCATGCCATGGGGCGAAGGAGACTCACCGATCAAGCCAGCCATGCAGCTCCTACGCAAGATAGGGTTCCCGGGTGTGACCACCATTGAGCTTGACTACCCAATTCCGGCTGGATCGAATTCTGTCACCGAAATCAAGAGGTGTGCGCAGTATCTACGCAATACGCTCACATAG